The Reichenbachiella carrageenanivorans region TACGAAAAGACGTAGAATTGCCCTTAGTCGTCTGCACATCCAGATGATTGGAGATGTACTGCAGCTTATCATCATCTGTGTCTATGATGTTAATATCGTGCGATTCAAAGGCCAGTAGTTTGGCTAAATGAAACCCAACATCCCCTGCACCTGCTATTATAATCCTCATATCTGGCTTATTCCTTTACCGGTTGGTGTTAGCAAATATAAAAAAACCCTCCTGCTGTGAAACTAATCCTGAGTTTAGTTCTTATAAATTTGATGAGTTCCATTCTTTAAATAAGTTTTGTTCCTCTGGTCATTTCTTTTTTGCCAGGAGGGCCGTCCAATTCTTCGGTTTCAAACCCTACTGCTTTGAGGTCTCTTTTGAACTGACCCTGTGCACAATAAGTCACAAACACTCCATTAGGAGTCAGTAGATCATACATTTTGCGTAAGACTTCGTACGACCACATCTCGGGCTGTTTCGATGGTGCAAAAGCATCAAAATAAATCAAATCAAAACACTCAGAATCTGGATTGAAATCTGCAATATCTGTTTTTACTTTCGTCAATGTCAACTGATCCGAAATTTGACTCTCCTCCTCCCATGTTGCTTGATGCAATTTGGTAAAGAGTTTCTTAGACATCTCTCCCGATTTTTGATCTTTGTAGTTGAGCTGAGCCACTAAATCTGGTGCTAGTGGATATTTTTCTATAGATGTAAACCTAATGTCGATCTCCTGCCCGAGTACTGCCATCGTTGTAAGCCATGGGTTGAGACCCGTACCAAAGCCTATTTCTAATATTCGAATGATTTTCTGTTCTTTATGTTTTTCACGAAAGTGATCTAATCCCATTTTAAGAAAAACATATTCTGACTCGGTAATCGCCCCATGCGTGGAATGGTAGGTTTCGTTCATCTCTGGTATGAGTAGTGATGACGACCCATCTCGGGTTTCTATAACTTGGATATCAGACATGCTTATAGATGAGTGCGACGGCGTGTGCAGATACGCCCTCTTCTTTACCCACAAAGCCGAGTTTCTCTGTGGTAGTAGCTTTTATAGATACGTCGTCCGCGTCGACACCCATCACTTTGGCCAATACACGCTGCATTTCAGGAATGTGAGGATTGATTTTAGGTCTTTGTAGGCAAATCGTACAATCCAAATTACCCACCTCATAGTTTTTGTCGCGGATAAGCTTCATCACATCGGCCAGCAAGATCTTGCTGTCTATCCCTTTGAACTGCGGATCGGTATCTGCAAAATGGAACCCAATGTCGCGTAGATTAGCTGCACCAAGCAGCGCATCACAAATCACATGGATCAGTACGTCTGCATCAGAATGCCCCACCGCTCCATGCGTATGCGGCACTTCTATACCGCCCAGCCAAAATGGCTGCCCCTCTGCCAACTGATGCACATCGTAGCCGTAGCCTATTCTTATATTTGGTTTCATATCTTCAATGATATAATGAGTTTGATGATCTGATTTTCAATCATTGATTCACTCATTTCGTTTTAGCTTTTTCCCAGTACTCATCCATTTCGGCTAGGGTCATTTCTCCCATTTCTTTGCCGTCTTTTTTGCTCTCTGTCTCTAGGTATTGAAATCTTTTGATAAATTTTTTGTTGGTGCGCTCCAGTGCTTCTTCTGGGTCTATATTCACAAATCTGGAATAGTTGACCAATGAGAACAGCAAATCGCCGAACTCATCTCGGGCTTTTTCTTGGTCGTTATTTTCTACTTCTGCTTTAAATTCGTCTAACTCCTCGTACACCTTATCCCAGACTTGTTTTTCGTTGTCCCAGTCAAAACCTACTCCTCTAGCCTTTTCTTGTATTCGCATGGCCTTTACCATAGCAGGTAGCGACTTAGGCACGCCGCCCAATACAGACACATTGCCTTTTTCTTTGAGTTTGAGCTTTTCCCAATTCTCTTTTACGTCCTTTTCATTCTCAACTTTCACATCTCCATAGATGTGTGGGTGGCGATGCACCAACTTGTCACAAATACCATGTAGTACGTCCGCGATATCGAAGGCGTTGGTCTCCGAGGCTATTCTAGAGTAGAATACCATGTGTAGCATCAAGTCTCCTATTTCCTTTTTCACCTCCTCTAGGTCGTTTTCCAAAATGGCATCTGACAACTCGTAGGTCTCTTCTATCGTAAGGTGACGAATAGAGGCGATGGTCTGCTTCATGTCCCACGGACAGTTTTCGCGGAGCTCGTCCATGACGGTGAGCAGTCTGTCAAAGGCCGCCAATTTGGCCGAACGGTTAACATCTGGCTTACTTTTTGCGATGGGCATGAAATATGAGATTAAGCATTAAAGTGGAACTTTTGGCAAAGCTATTGGCTTTAATGTATAAATTTGCATTCAACTTTTGAAAATATGACTACAATATTGTTAGGAATTGGTTTTGTGGCAATATTCTTCATTTTTATGAGCGTTAGACTCATCTTCTTGAAGGATGGACAATTTAAAGGCACTTGTGCCTCGCAAAACCCTTATCTCAATAAAGAGGGAGAGGCTTGTGGCTATTGTGGAAAAACAGTGGCAAGTGGGGATGCCTGTGGCAATCCTGAAAACGAAGTAGATAAAGTCATGAGCAAATTTTAATTTGTCGGATTTCACGACAACCAGCATTTCTTAAAAGAATTTAAAAAAAACGTATTTACGGGGGCTCAGGCAAAAATTTGAAAGACTTTTCGAATTTCAATGGTTTGTCTAGTTTTGCGCACCCAAAAAAACTATACATCAACTAGATGACACTTATTAAATCAATTTCTGGGATTAGAGGCACCATAGGCGGCAAAGAAGGAGAATCCCTGACTCCGAATGACGTAGTAAAATACGCTGCAGCATTCGGGTACTGGGCAAAGGAGAATTCTGGAATTAGCAAAGTAGTGATCGGTAGAGATGCCAGACCATCTGGTGAGCTAATCACAAAAATAGTAACAGGCACCCTTCAAGGACTCGGCATAGATGTGGTAGACCTCGGACTATCTACCACTCCTACTGTAGAAATGGCCGTGCCCGCTGAAAACGCTGGCGGCGGCATCATCATCACCGCTAGCCACAATCCAAACGGCTGGAATGCGCTCAAACTCTTGAATGCTAAAGGAGAATTTATCTCTGCTGCCGAGGGCGAAAAAATATTAGAACTTGCCGACTCTGGTGAAATCGAGTTTGCCGTTTCGAAAGAAATCGGCAGCTATGAAGAGAATGATTCATATATAGATTATCATATCGATAAAATATTGGAGCTGGATTTGGTAGATATAGAAGCTATCAAAAACAGAAAATTTAAAATTGCCGTAGATGCCGTCAACTCTACTGGAGGGATTGCTATTCCTAAGTTGCTTAACAAATTAGGAGTCAGCGATTATAAAATATTCTTTGGAGAGCCTAATGGCCTCTTTCCCCACAACCCTGAACCACTACCAGAAAACATCACACACATCTGTAATGAGGTAGAAGGTGGGCATCTAGACCTAGGGATCGTAGTAGATCCGGATGTAGACCGTCTGGCTTTCGTGGGTGACAATGGGGAGCCTTATGGTGAAGAGTACACCTTGGTGACAATTGCTGATTATGTAGTAAAAAACAAGCCAGGCAATACGGTATCCAACATGTCCTCAACCCGAGCACTAAGAGATGTAACCGAACGAGCAGGTGGTCAATACGAAGCTTCTGCTGTAGGTGAGGTAAACGTGGTAAACAAAATGAAAGCAACCAACGCCGTGATAGGTGGCGAAGGCAACGGAGGAGTGATCTTTCCTGAGTTACATTACGGCAGAGACGCTTTGGTTGGTATTGCGTTGTTTCTGACACATTTAGCCAAGTTTGGCAAATCGGCTTCTCTACTAAGAGCCATGTATCCTAACTATCACATTTCTAAAAACAAGATAGACCTCACTCCGGATATTGATGTGGATTTTGTGCTGGAAGAAGTGAAAAAAAAATACGCCAAACAGCCAATCAATACAGAAGATGGTGTGAAAATCGAATTTGACAAGGAGTGGGTACACTTGAGAAAATCGAACACAGAGCCAATCATCAGAATCTACGCTGAATCCGACTCTAGAAACACCGCAGATGCCATGGCCAAAAAACTGATGATGGACATCAAAGAAATCGTAACGGAAAAGGTAGAGGACTAACCTTCACACTTTTTGGCAAAATTTTAAAGTCCCATGAATCTGGGACTTTTTTTATTCCTGTGAGAATACCTCCTCAAAGAAATTTTTCATGGCTTGCCAAGCTCGCCGATTAGAAGAGGGTTGATAATACATCCCCTTTTCAGGAAATTTGGCTGCTGGATTGGTGAAAGCATGCCCCGTATGACCAAAGGCCAATATTTGCCAATCAGCATTTCGAGCGGTGAGTTCATGCCCTAGTGCCACGGTACTTTCTGGACTCGCCATTGGATCTTCCCACCCATGTAGTACCAATACAGCTGCCTTGATGTCCCCTTGGTGATTCACATTAGGTTGATCATATATACCATGAAAACTAACCACTCCTCCTACATCGGCACCCGAGCGAGCTAAATCCAACATACACTTCCCTCCGAAGCAAAATCCAATGCCTCCTGTTTTTGTAGCGTCTACTTGCTCGTGATTTTTGAGTGCATCGAGTGCCAGAGCAATATTGTTGAGTAGCAGTGCTCGATCGTCCAAAAATGGCTGCATCAAGGCATCTGCCTCTTCGGGTATGGATGTATGTTTGCCTTCTCCATACATATCTATGGCAAAACCTACATAGCCCAATTTGGCAATCTCCTCGGCTTTATTGAACTCAAAGTCTCCCCGTCCTCGAAAAGTGTGAACCACTAGGACTCCAGGTTTTGGTTCTTGGATAGTATCATCCCAAGAGATAACTCCTTCGAATGTGGCTTTTGACTTTGGGTCTTGATATACAATTTTTTCAGAATGGATCATAAGGCTAAAATTTATCTATCACTTCTCAAAGCACTATCAGTTGTTTATCTTTTTATTTACTTGATCTCTGATTTTAAAAAACTCGTATTGTAACTCTGTCCCTTTCTTCTTGTCAAACCTAAAAGTATTCGTGCCAGGGTCGAGTAGCACTTCAAAAAACTGCTCATTGAGCTCGCCGGACATCTCATGCGTACTACGTACCTCCGAATCGCGGAGATGCAGCTGACTAGCATACTCAACAGGCAAATTCAACATGATAAAATCTTCTATATAGAGATCATGGTCTTTCCCATAAAGTTTTATTTTGATTCCCTGCTTGGTTTTCTGAAACTGTGTGCGATACAAATAGACTCGGCCTAAAACATCGCTCGACTGCGGCAGCCTTTCCACAAAATTTCTTTCGTTGTAGTGCTCCACTACCGTGATAATCTCATCCCATTTATATTTTAACTCGGGGGCATTGAGATAGGCTGTTGATTCCTCATCGTCCGACACGAAAGACTGAAATACTTGGAGCCGCTTGGCTTTCTTTGCTTTCGACTCTGTCACCCCAAATACTTTTTCGAATCTCCCATCTTTTTCTAAATAGAGACTTTGGTCGTTGCCCGTATTTTCGAATAAGGTCAAACGACCTACGGCTATGCGCTTCAAGAAAAAATAGCCTGAATAATCCATACCTGGATTTTTCTTCAAAAAATAGGCTCGCTCTTTTGAGCCTTTGGTATAGCCAAAAACTGAATCGAAAGGATAAGCTTCAAATTCTTTCGTTAGCGAATTTTTCACTTTCAAGTGATCATTGGCCATAGCCAACCTAAGTATGCCAATCCGCTTACCATTGCGCAACACAAGCGTGTCTTGTGCGTGTCCGTTGAGGCATACGAAAAAAATAAATCCGATTATAATAGTAACTCTCACCAGCTTGGGGGTTTTGGTCATTGATCTTCAAATATATAAAAGGACAACACGCCACAATCCCTACCGTGCAAAAAGTATAAAAAAGTCTGCCCTTTCGACATGAGCAGACTTCAATCTATAAACTTAAAAATCAATCAAAACTGTATCCTATACATAAGATCTGGGAAGAACCCTATTTGTTCCACTTCATTGATCTCGTCGGTCACTTCATTGTACCTTCTTTCATAGACATTTTTTCGGTTAGTTACATTTTGCAGGTCAATAAAAAACTGGTGCGACACATTTTTCTTAGCACTATTGATACGAACGCCCAGTTTTACATCCCAGCGGAAATAATCATCATAGCGCAACGCATACGCTTGATTTTCGAATAGCACTTCTTCACCTCCATTGTTTCGAGTGCCGTCTAGGTCGATCGGCGTGTAGGGTTTGCCTCCCGATGTGGTCAGTTTTGTGTCAAAAGTCCATGCATTTTTTTGTCCTCTGCCAAACTTCCACTCTTTACCAAAAAGCACATTGTACACAAAATGATTGTTGAAGGCCGTATTTCGTTGCACACCATCACTTCCTTCATATTTCGAATCGAATAGCGAGGCCGTCATGAGCAAATAATAACTATTGCTAAAGAATTTTTCGAGTGTCACTTCTGCTCCATAGTTTCGCCCTGTACCTTCATTCACCAAAGAGCCTCTTTCTTCAAATTCAAAATCAGCCCCTTCGTTGAGAATAGAGTAGCTACTTGATACTTGCTCCACAGGCACATCAAAAAGATACTGGATATAGGTTTCCACTTTTAGTCTCCAACTTGGACTAAGGTTTCGGTCATACCCTAGCACCACATGATGACTTCTCGTAAACCCCAAATTATCATTAGTCATTTCGTACATCCCAGGAGAGACTTCTTCTTCAACAAATAAAATCGGACTTGGAACAGCCTGCGCATGTAAGCCATAAGCCAAACTCAAACGCTGGCGTGGGTCGAATTGCCAACTGATCGCTGCCCGCGGTTCTAGCGATCGTGCTCCCGTGTAGCTATGATATTGACTGTGAAGTCCGCCAGTAACACTCAAATCATCTGTGATATTATACTCCGCTTGTGCAAACCCTTGTGACAGGATGTACTGGTCATTGAAATTCCTAACCAAGTGAAAGTCATCGGGAACTCCATCACCATTGCTATCAGGGATACTGGCTTGATTGTCTCTATCCTCCGCAAAAAAATTGGCATCGTACAGCTCTGCCACCACGCCCGCTCGAAGCGACCATCGAGCATCAAATTTTTTGTTTAATGTAGAGCTAAACGTATATCTGTTTTCGGTGTTTTGTACATTGGTGGCGCGATAAGACTGCTGTACATCGCCATTGGTATCTCTGATGAGGTTGTCTTGTTTGTAATTTCCGTAAGTGGACGATACACCAAGTATTGTTTTGATATAAGTGGTCTTATTTAATCGAATCAAATGTGAAAGCCCTATAAGCCCCAAAGCATTGTCTATGTAAGCATCTTGATTAGGGTTTGCAAAAAGATCCGAATCATCTATCTCATCACCCAAAAAATCGATGCCACTAAACCCACCAAGTCCGAAAAGTTCAAATCTCCCAATTTTCGTTTGTCCCAAGTTGGCCTTGAATGAAAAATCGTGATAAATCGGCACCGCACTCGTACCTGTAGCGGCAAATCGTGCAATGCCATAGCGATAAGAGGCTACAAATGACGAATTCTTCTCACGACTGATTGGCCCTTCAGCCATAAATTCTAATCCCGAAAAAGCAGCTAACTGCCCCGTAAATTCATATTTATCTGTATTCCCATTTCTAAAATTAACATCAAAAACAGCAGCGTTCGCATTACCATACTCTGCGGGAAATGCCCCCGTCATAAAATCAGAATTGCGAAGCAAGTTTGTATTCAGCGCACTCACTGGGCCACCAGTAGAGCCTAGTGTATTATAATGGTTAACTGTAGCTACGGGCAATCCTTCTATTCTCCAAAGTAGCCCGCTAGGCGAATTGCCCCGCACCACGATATCATTTCTGGAATCGTCGGGGGCACTCACTCCAGCGAACGACGCTGCCATTCTTGCCACATCATTTCTTCCTCCCGAATAGCGAGTGACTTCTTCCAAACTAAATGTTCGGGCACTTACTTTAGCCAATTCATTGATAGGTAAATCCTTGTTGGCATCAGCTGTAACTACAACCTCCTCCAAACTTCCTACAGATTCCTCCAATTTGACTTGCAGCACCACTTCTTTGCCGGCCGTCACCAATACATTAGGGATCGTCTGGTTTTTATACCCCAGGTATTGCACCATGAGCGTTTGCCTGCCTATCGGCACATTTTCTAATTTAAAATAACCATCCATATCAGCTACTGTACCCAGATAGGGATCTGATCCTATCAGGCCTACGGTAGCACCAAACAATGGATATTGTGCTTGGGCATCTAGTATTTGCCCTTTCACCGTTTGGGTTTGCGCTGTCGCTTTTAGACTCAATAGTGCGACCAAGAGGCCAAGCACTAGAATTAACTTTTTATTCATGGTTTGTGGTTTTGAATTTTTGATTACAACACGAAACTAGATGGTAGGCGATGGATCATAAGCTGAAAAAGAATGAACTGGGAAATTTTCATGACGAATCGGTGATAGTTCGAGATGAAAAATTTCATACTCTCCGTAAAGTTGAACCCTTAATCACTCGGTTTCAGCAGGACAGATTCCTGTTTCATAGTTTTGTCCGCCTTATTATGCCCCAAAAGAGCCTATCATTGTAAAATGAAATGGCCAAGAGAAAAAGTGATCCGATGGACAGGGATACCATTCGTGGGTTTACTCATGACATTTATCATCA contains the following coding sequences:
- the mnmD gene encoding tRNA (5-methylaminomethyl-2-thiouridine)(34)-methyltransferase MnmD, which produces MSDIQVIETRDGSSSLLIPEMNETYHSTHGAITESEYVFLKMGLDHFREKHKEQKIIRILEIGFGTGLNPWLTTMAVLGQEIDIRFTSIEKYPLAPDLVAQLNYKDQKSGEMSKKLFTKLHQATWEEESQISDQLTLTKVKTDIADFNPDSECFDLIYFDAFAPSKQPEMWSYEVLRKMYDLLTPNGVFVTYCAQGQFKRDLKAVGFETEELDGPPGKKEMTRGTKLI
- the ispF gene encoding 2-C-methyl-D-erythritol 2,4-cyclodiphosphate synthase, which gives rise to MKPNIRIGYGYDVHQLAEGQPFWLGGIEVPHTHGAVGHSDADVLIHVICDALLGAANLRDIGFHFADTDPQFKGIDSKILLADVMKLIRDKNYEVGNLDCTICLQRPKINPHIPEMQRVLAKVMGVDADDVSIKATTTEKLGFVGKEEGVSAHAVALIYKHV
- the mazG gene encoding nucleoside triphosphate pyrophosphohydrolase; the protein is MPIAKSKPDVNRSAKLAAFDRLLTVMDELRENCPWDMKQTIASIRHLTIEETYELSDAILENDLEEVKKEIGDLMLHMVFYSRIASETNAFDIADVLHGICDKLVHRHPHIYGDVKVENEKDVKENWEKLKLKEKGNVSVLGGVPKSLPAMVKAMRIQEKARGVGFDWDNEKQVWDKVYEELDEFKAEVENNDQEKARDEFGDLLFSLVNYSRFVNIDPEEALERTNKKFIKRFQYLETESKKDGKEMGEMTLAEMDEYWEKAKTK
- the glmM gene encoding phosphoglucosamine mutase; the encoded protein is MTLIKSISGIRGTIGGKEGESLTPNDVVKYAAAFGYWAKENSGISKVVIGRDARPSGELITKIVTGTLQGLGIDVVDLGLSTTPTVEMAVPAENAGGGIIITASHNPNGWNALKLLNAKGEFISAAEGEKILELADSGEIEFAVSKEIGSYEENDSYIDYHIDKILELDLVDIEAIKNRKFKIAVDAVNSTGGIAIPKLLNKLGVSDYKIFFGEPNGLFPHNPEPLPENITHICNEVEGGHLDLGIVVDPDVDRLAFVGDNGEPYGEEYTLVTIADYVVKNKPGNTVSNMSSTRALRDVTERAGGQYEASAVGEVNVVNKMKATNAVIGGEGNGGVIFPELHYGRDALVGIALFLTHLAKFGKSASLLRAMYPNYHISKNKIDLTPDIDVDFVLEEVKKKYAKQPINTEDGVKIEFDKEWVHLRKSNTEPIIRIYAESDSRNTADAMAKKLMMDIKEIVTEKVED
- a CDS encoding dienelactone hydrolase family protein, translated to MIHSEKIVYQDPKSKATFEGVISWDDTIQEPKPGVLVVHTFRGRGDFEFNKAEEIAKLGYVGFAIDMYGEGKHTSIPEEADALMQPFLDDRALLLNNIALALDALKNHEQVDATKTGGIGFCFGGKCMLDLARSGADVGGVVSFHGIYDQPNVNHQGDIKAAVLVLHGWEDPMASPESTVALGHELTARNADWQILAFGHTGHAFTNPAAKFPEKGMYYQPSSNRRAWQAMKNFFEEVFSQE
- a CDS encoding TonB-dependent receptor, giving the protein MNKKLILVLGLLVALLSLKATAQTQTVKGQILDAQAQYPLFGATVGLIGSDPYLGTVADMDGYFKLENVPIGRQTLMVQYLGYKNQTIPNVLVTAGKEVVLQVKLEESVGSLEEVVVTADANKDLPINELAKVSARTFSLEEVTRYSGGRNDVARMAASFAGVSAPDDSRNDIVVRGNSPSGLLWRIEGLPVATVNHYNTLGSTGGPVSALNTNLLRNSDFMTGAFPAEYGNANAAVFDVNFRNGNTDKYEFTGQLAAFSGLEFMAEGPISREKNSSFVASYRYGIARFAATGTSAVPIYHDFSFKANLGQTKIGRFELFGLGGFSGIDFLGDEIDDSDLFANPNQDAYIDNALGLIGLSHLIRLNKTTYIKTILGVSSTYGNYKQDNLIRDTNGDVQQSYRATNVQNTENRYTFSSTLNKKFDARWSLRAGVVAELYDANFFAEDRDNQASIPDSNGDGVPDDFHLVRNFNDQYILSQGFAQAEYNITDDLSVTGGLHSQYHSYTGARSLEPRAAISWQFDPRQRLSLAYGLHAQAVPSPILFVEEEVSPGMYEMTNDNLGFTRSHHVVLGYDRNLSPSWRLKVETYIQYLFDVPVEQVSSSYSILNEGADFEFEERGSLVNEGTGRNYGAEVTLEKFFSNSYYLLMTASLFDSKYEGSDGVQRNTAFNNHFVYNVLFGKEWKFGRGQKNAWTFDTKLTTSGGKPYTPIDLDGTRNNGGEEVLFENQAYALRYDDYFRWDVKLGVRINSAKKNVSHQFFIDLQNVTNRKNVYERRYNEVTDEINEVEQIGFFPDLMYRIQF